Part of the Plasmodium falciparum 3D7 genome assembly, chromosome: 10 genome, tatttcatttatatctgTATTTTTAAAAGGAATATCTAATAAATAACCAGATGAAGCACGTATTGTAAGAGGATGGAAAAAATCAatgtcatatatattatttatatccatatttttatagctcgattttattttatttttccttttcctaTTTAAGTTatcaatattaaatatacacTGCCATTTTAACAGAAAACAACTTCGAATTAAAGTACCTATATCTccattacataaatattcaatatttttattattatcacaagTATGGGAATTTTTTAGTTTATCATTTTCgacatttgtatatattttatcttcaTTCGGTTCCTTACTTTGATATTGACGTTGATCTTGACGTTGATCTTGACGTTGATCTTGACGTTGATCTAGACTTTGATTTTGACGTTGATCTTGACTTTGATTTTGACGTTGATCTTGACTTTGAACTCGACCTTCATTTTGACCTTCATTTTGACCTTCATTTTGACTTCCATTTTGATTTCCATTTTGACCTCCATTTTGAACTTCTTCTAattgttcttttatttttttacaacTAGCCATTTCATCCATTTCGTTGAAATTTTTTTCACCTGACCCGTTCAGGTTCTTTTCTGATATcaaattataacaaaaagcatcattaatattagatatatttgtattgtttgtaatattcatatttatgtttGTTTGAACTGaaggaatattattattaatatgatgAAGACacatttgtttcttttttgtagGTTCATAATTGATGTTATAGAAACAGAAAGCTAAAAAAGGAAGCCCTACATTATCAAAGTAAAATTTGTGTGTGATTTCAGCTATTACTCCATTTTTGAAAGAATAAAGaaaagataatttttttaacaatTTGTTGgataacaatataaaattatcataGGAACGAAAATCCTTCAAGTTGTTAATACTATTTGTATAAATTCTGgaaatatgatttttttctctttctaatataattttcttatttgttaatataactttttcttgtttttgtCTATAATTTCTGTCACTAgctaatttatataaatgaataaatattggATGATTTTgagattttattattttaactttttttgaagaaaaaaagattttataaaaatgatcgtttttttttttttcatttaaagttaataaattatcatttttatttttatttgtttgttttattagcatattgtttatatgtttatctTCTGTgcaattaataatattagaattacaatttttttttattattttgttatttttttttatatcatgtGTTGACAAggatacatttatattaatactttCTGTATTAACATTATTTGTGCATATATTACTTTCatccataataatattatttgttaaatgctttgtatgtattatgatcttttcattctttatatttttatcaccCTTAATGTTCTTGTCAACATTTTCAGGAGATTCtttccttttcattttttttatattttttatcttatcTAATTTTTCATCGTTATTCAGTTTATATTCATCCATAATTTTGTTATAGAACTCGTTCGTCAGATTATTTTCCTCCTTTTTTTGTTCCTCATTCgttttgaatattttatcaACGGGGTGGTCATTATTTTGATGATTATTACGaagattattatgatgataatttaatgttctatttttttctactttATGTTTCACATTCTCTATCTCTATCTCTTGATTTTCCTTTTCGAAAGAGAAGAAATTATACTTTCTGTACATAATACCATTCTTACATAGGTATTTGTAAATTAAGATGGCATACCTTTTTGTGTTAGTTGTATAACACaacataatttaaaaatataaatgtttcacttatatatttttgtttatgtgAGAAGTGCATTTTTTCGTTCATGTATTCCTTTGCTTTTGATTGAACCTAAAAATTTTATCTCAACATTTTTTAACCATTCttattaatcatataaataaatataaatatatatatatatatatatatatgtatatatcatttttttctacctttttatattatctatatatcatttggaagaaaaaaaaaaaaaaaataaaataaataaataaatatatatatatataaatatatgtaatatatatatataatttaatacatattatatatattattcacaaATAGTACTCCTTTAATTAAGGTGTAGGAACTAAAAATAAGGggcatatgtatataatgtgCACAtggattatataaaaagaagaagaaaaaaaaaaatgaaactaaaaaatattatatattttatcatgtgatttatttaaaaatgattttaaatataagattatattatcattcatattaatgaattatttatatttatattattatttatttatttttttttttttttgaaaatatcatatgatttaataattaattcaaaatgtgaaatattatacatatattaaaatatgtataaatatttacagcggttaaatatgaaaagtaaaataataaaaaaaaagaaaaaaaaaaaaaaaaaaaaaaaaaaaaaagccatatgaaaaacaaaaaattatgagGTTAAAATTTGAATAGcacaaaaaattaatacataacaaatatatgtaaatgaataaataaataaatatataaatatatatatatataaatatatatatatatatttatatatatatatatatatattatttttaatgaagGGGACAGAAACATAACTTCTGGGAATGGTCTGCTCCTGCTAAGTTATTTGGATCGGAACTAGCCTTGTGCATAATTTCTAATTGCATAgagttaatttttttgtttatattttgtatgtttgttttttttctactattcattttttctatatttttattcattgaCAATTTACAATAAGTTAATGTTTTGCCAAGTTTgtaatatttacatttgaCTAACACtagtataaaaataatcataataaaatataaaagtgaTAATAGAAAAAAGGCATAAGCCAATTTAAAGGAACTGTTTCCAATACTTCTTAAAGAAACTAATTGGAAAGACTTTTTTGCATTCCATTCATCTGCTGGCCATACGTTTTGAAGAAAAGTTAATTTATAATCATCTCCTGCTTCTAAGTCTTCATTTATAACTCCGTAAGGttttataaatgatgatGTCATAGGTGAGTGAAaccaatttttatattcaggTGAAAAGGTATTTatccatattttataatttgtaaattgtttatgttttttcatatatgtaagaaaatcaaaataatgtaaaattGGAAATTTGTCTATATCATAGTTAACCGAATTTTTGGACAATGCAATTTTGTCATTAAATATTGCAGCGGAAACTAAACCACATgggaaaatttttttattagctTCTTCTGGTTTTAAATCTGATATATGacatttttgatttttttttttttttttgggaaTTTTATCTATATTCATATCATCATATACTTCAGGAAgtgtttgtatattattaatgcatctatatttatatatatctgcATATGTTCTTATATaagaacattttttttcatttactAATGAATGTGATTCATCagataaaaatgttttaaagtttatataaaaattcgatattttataatatacataaactGGTTTCTTCATATCTTTtggtatatttattattttgtaatcaTCTCctgtattataatttatatttatttcaataACATTCAAggattcataatatatatatgatccaattaaaaaaaatgttatagataatattaataaaatggaTACAGCTATTttccatttatataaataatgaaaatttttaaaattcttAAGTTCTTGTTGTTTAAAAGCATTCATgaattcattatatttataatcattaaatataaaagatctTTTCCTTCTTAAAAATGTATCTGTCCTTTTTTTGTCCATcattgatatatttatatgatcacTTTTATGACTTGATAAATCATCAaacttttctttctttttttcaatatcGCTGTATAACTTTTCTTCAAAAGAAacattctttttattcttaatgCGTGATTTATTCCTATCATAATCATCATCCAGTACCTTCCCATGAACTGCGACGTCTACACATTTTTTATTCCGtatagaattatataaattttcacAAGCATTATAATTTACtgatattaaagaaaaatcatcattttcttcacATTTATTATCACTCATCTTTTTAagggattttttttttttttttaaaaagaaaaaaaaaaaaacattaaaataataataactgaacaaaattatgaaataattattacatgAACTGTTCAGGTATTTCTTCTATATaggtaataaaaa contains:
- a CDS encoding LEM3/CDC50 family protein, putative; the encoded protein is MSDNKCEENDDFSLISVNYNACENLYNSIRNKKCVDVAVHGKVLDDDYDRNKSRIKNKKNVSFEEKLYSDIEKKKEKFDDLSSHKSDHINISMMDKKRTDTFLRRKRSFIFNDYKYNEFMNAFKQQELKNFKNFHYLYKWKIAVSILLILSITFFLIGSYIYYESLNVIEININYNTGDDYKIINIPKDMKKPVYVYYKISNFYINFKTFLSDESHSLVNEKKCSYIRTYADIYKYRCINNIQTLPEVYDDMNIDKIPKKKKKNQKCHISDLKPEEANKKIFPCGLVSAAIFNDKIALSKNSVNYDIDKFPILHYFDFLTYMKKHKQFTNYKIWINTFSPEYKNWFHSPMTSSFIKPYGVINEDLEAGDDYKLTFLQNVWPADEWNAKKSFQLVSLRSIGNSSFKLAYAFFLLSLLYFIMIIFILVLVKCKYYKLGKTLTYCKLSMNKNIEKMNSRKKTNIQNINKKINSMQLEIMHKASSDPNNLAGADHSQKLCFCPLH